Within the Vicinamibacteria bacterium genome, the region CGGGTCGGCTGGCGGGGGCGTTTCGCAACAACGGCCAAGACGACACGGCGAACGAAATCGTCAACACGATGTCGACAGCAGGTTACGACGTCCGTGAGAGCGACCCGTTTGAGGATCGCCCCGCTCTCGCGCTTGTGCCTCGTGAGCCATCGCCTTATGTGGGTCGCGTCAGGCTTTTGTGGCAGAAAATGCGCGAGCCCATCATCGAGCGATTCCCGAAAGCACCGGGGCTTCCGAAGAACACCGAAGCGTACATGAAGCGCGTCGACGAAGCCTATGCGTCTGACGCGTACCATTCGCTCTCGATCGAGGGATATCGCGTCTCGGTGGATCTCATAGAGCGTGTGCGCCGCGGCGCATGGAATCCCGAGTTGAACGAACGAGATCGCGACCAGCGCGACGCGATGGCCGCGCGCGGATATTTTTTAGCTTTTGAGACTGTCGAACAAAGCATCGTCAAAGTTCTGGGAGGGCAAAATCCAGGAGAGGTCGCGCGAAAAGACCACCGCGCGTGGTACCGCGAACTGTTCGCGCCGAGCGTGACTGCGGGTCTGCTCAGGCCGGCTGACTTGGCTGGCTATCGGCATGACCAGGTGCACATCAGGAAATCCATGCACGTTCCTCCGAACCGGGATGTGGTGCCTGATGCAATGACCGCTTTCTTCGAGCTTCTCCGTAGTGAAACCAATCCCGCAGTTCGGGTGGTCCTAGGGCATTTTGTATTCGTCTACGTTCACCCCTACATGGACGGCAACGGGCGTATGGGACGATTCCTGATGAACGTGATGATGGCGGCGGGCGGATATCCCTGGATAGTGGTGCCGGTCGCGAAGCGCGACGCCTATATGGCAGCCCTTGAAAGCTCGAGTGTCGGCGAAGACATCCGGCCGTTCACTGAATTCCTGTCGGATCTGGTGGAAAACCGGCTCGCCGGAGAACCACTGCCAGAAGTGCCGAAAAGATCATCGTGATCCCGAGCCGGAATCTTCGCGATGCGTAACGTCGTTGTCGCGCACTTCGATCACTCTTCAGAAGCAATCTCAGCGACCAGTTCGTCGGACGGCGCTTCGCTAAATCAAGTGATCGCGGAACGCCCGCGAAACCGCTTCCACTTTGCTATGAACCCCGAGCTTGTCGAGAACGCTCTGGACGTGGCTCCTTACGGTGAAGACGCTTACCGATAGAAGCTCGGCGATCTCCTCGTTGTTGTGGCCCTGGGCCAGCAATCGGAGCACGTCGGTTTGTCGTCGGGTGAGCTCAGGGACGTCACCGCCGTCTCCGTTCGACCGGTCCAGCACGTGTCGTCCGTAGGCCGAGTTTGCCAGGATTCTCTCGATGGCCTCGTCTGCCTTTCTCCGCCGATAGATCGGTCGCATGAGATAAACGAGGTGGTAGCCGCCCCGCTTCGGACCGAGTACCACGACGACGGAGACCAGGAGTCGCAGGGCTTCCCCGTTTTGCTTCCTGGCGTTGACCTCGAAACCGTTGACCGGCTCGCCTCGGGTGACCATCTGATGGAATGGGAATTGCGCGAAGTCGAGACGATTCCCGAAAACGTCACGGGCCTCGAGCACAGCGTTGAGAGGCTCGCGCTCCAGATCGTTTCCCGTCGAGCACTCGAGAAGCTCCCTCGCGGCTCGATTCCAGCCCACGATCCGGCTCTTTTCGTCCGTCGCGATCGCGGGGCCGGCCGCCCTCTTGACGATTTCCAACGCATTCATCTCAGTCCTCTCGAGACCCGCAGAGGATCCCCCCGTCCGTCTGAGAAAAGAGAATGGATTCTACCTAATGAAAGTGGACCTTTCAACTCGGAACCCTATTGGATTCATGACATCTGGCGTGGGAGACCGAGGTTTCGTAACGGTCCGTGGAGCCCTGACCCGGTCAGCGCCCGTCGCCCGCGTATTGCCGCAACCGTTCGAGCTGCTCGAGACGGCCCAGGACGATGACGACGTCCCCCGCGTCGAGCTTCGTTTCTGGTCCGGGGTTGTAGCGTGCTTCGCCCGTCAGCCCACCTTTTCGAACCGCGAGCACGATGAGACCGGTTTGCTGCGGGATCCTGGCGTCCAGTAGCGTCGTCCCCGCCAGGCTCGAGCCGTTGGTAATCTCGGCTTCCTCGAGATGAAGCGTGACGTCGTCGGGACCGGTCAAGGCCGCATCGAGAAAGCTGACCACGGAGGGCCTCAGCAGCATCGAGGCCATACGGGCCCCGCCGGTGATGTTCGGGGAGATCACGTGATCCGCTCCCGCCCGGCGAAGCTTGTCGAAGGACTCCTCGTCGTAGGCTCGAGCCACGATCGTGAGATCCGTCCGAATGCCGCGGGCCGTGAGGCACAAAAAGAGGTTGGAGGCGTCGTCGGTGAGACAGGCGGCGAGTCCTGACGCCCTCTCGATCCCCGCATCGAGGAGCGTCTGCGCCTGGGTGGCGTCGGCTTCGAGGATGAGCACGTCGGGGTGGCGCTGGAGAACGCGCGCCACGCGCTCCGCTGCCTTCTCTACCACGACGAAGGGACGGCTCGAGTGTCGCATCTCCGCCATCACGACGCTTCCCATCCTGCCGCCGCCGCAAATGATGAAGTGGTTCTTCAGCCTCGAGACTCGATTCATGATGCGCCGACTCCTCAACCAGCCACCGAGGTCGAGCTCCACGATGAGGGCCGTCGTGAGGCCCCACCAGAGACCCAACCCGGTGACGCCGAGAATTACGAGAACCATAGCCAGAATCCGACCTTGCGGGGAAAGGGGATGGACCTCCATGAAGCCGACCGAGCTCACGGTGGTGACGGCCATGTACAACGCGTCGAACCAGCTCCAGTCTTCCAAAACGACGAAACCGGCGGTACCGAGGATGGCGATTACTACGAAGTAAAATGCCGCGAACGAGAAGCGCCGGACGAAAGGGCGGAGCTGCTCCGTGAGAGACGAAGGCGACGTGGGGTCCATCCGAGCTGGAGAGTTTAATCCGGCACCGGCGCAAGCAAAAATGGTAATCTGTCACACCGCGGCAGAAATGCGCACCCCGCTCTTGGTTGACAGGTTCGCAAAAAGAGTCCAGAAGTCCCCCGGCGTTCTTTCGATACTGGACGACGGGGTTCATCCCCCCCACGGCATTGAGCACAGGCTGATGAAAAAGTACAGCCCAGCCTGCCGAGCGGTGGCCAAAACGTCTGCCGCGAGATCGGCGCGCAGCGCCGCAAAGGCCGAGCCGTGGCGGCCGGGTGATCGCGGGTCCCGCCACGGCATTGAGCACTAGAAGTATGGATTGGCCGTGATCGATATCGAGCTGAGCCGGCGCCAAGCGGCGACCGTCGCCGCAGCACTGACGTTGCTCTCGGCATGCGTCATTCTCGCGGTCGTTCTCGCGTCGTTTTTTCTACTCGCTCGCTTCGTCGCGGTCTTTTCCAGGGTGTTCATGCCCCTGTTCGTCGCGATGATCATGGCTCTGGTGCTGAGGCCGGTATACGAGCTCTTCAACCAGAGGCTTCGCTTGTCGGTGGCGCCTTCCGTCGCGCTGGTCTTCCTGACGTTTCTGCTTCCCTTTGCGCTTTCCCTGTGGTTCTTTGGCGCTCTCGCCGTCTCACAAGCGTCAGAGCTTGCCGGGAGGGCTCCCGAGCTCGCGGATCGTATCCGCGAGAGCGTCGAAACCAACTGGCCGCAAGTCAAAGCATTCTGGGACGAGCATGGACTGGCCGGTAACCTCCAGGAGTTCCTGCAAGGGCAAGCGGGCGCCATCTGGTCGGCGGTGCAAAGCGGCCTTCGCTCGGCGGCCTCCGCCGGTGCGAGCGCTTTCAGAACCGTTGCCGCGGCGTTGAGCTGGTTCGTCCTCCCCGTCTACCTTGCGTTCTTCCTCGTGGTTCCGCCCCTGCCCAAAGACCTCGAAGCTTACCTGCCCTTCCTCAAGCAACAGACGCGAGAGGACGTGGTTTATCTCGTTTCCCAGTTCATGGACATCATCGTCTCTTTCTTCCGCGGCCAGCTCATCGTCGCGATGGGGCAGGGCATCCTCTTCGCCATGGGGTTCATGGTCGCCGGTCTTCAGTTCGGATTCATCCTCGGCCTCATTCTCGGGTTGCTGAACCTGATCCCCTACTTGGGAAGCATGATCGGACTCGCGATCGCGCTTCCCACGGCGTTCTTTCAAACCGACGGCGGTGCCTTCACGCTTCTTTTGGTCATCGTCGTTTTCGTCATCGTACAGCTCGTCGAGAGTTACTACCTAACCCCCAAGGTCATGGGTGGCAGGACCGGTCTTCATCCCTTGACCATCATGCTCGCTTTGTTCTTCTGGGGAACGGCATTCGACGGAATTGCGGGCATGATCCTTGCGATTCCACTGACGGCCTTCATTGTCGTCTTCTGGCGGCTCGTGAAAACGCGCTATATGGCCGAACTGGTCTGATCTTTTTCGGATTCCATGTCACGTTCCCGATGGATTCTGCTCCTGCTTGCCGCCGTGGGGGCGGTGTTGCTTCATCGCTACTATGCGCTCATGCCCGATCCGATGGCCTCCAGTTTCGACGGTTCGGGTCGGCCGAGCGGATTTCAGTCCCGAGATGGGTTCTTCACTCTCTCGGGCGTAATGTTATTGCTCGTGGTGGTCCTCTTTGGCGGGATCGGGAACTTCTTCAAGATCCTGCCGGCGACGTGGTTCAATCTCCCCAACCGGCGGTATTGGCTATCACCCGAGCGACGGGAGGCCACGATGGACTTCATGGCACGACAGATGGAGTGGTTCGGCGTCGCGACGATCACGGTGCTCATCGTCACGGTGAAGCTGGCTTTTGACGCTAATTTGACGCCCGATCGCGGGTTCGACGCCTCGGCGATGTGGTGGTTACTCGGACTGTATTTCGCTTACACCGGCGGGTGGCTATTTCATTTCGTCCGACGTTTTCGAAAAAAGTCTTAGCTCTCTCTGTCCATTCGTCCGCGCCGAAATCGGGCTTCATTCGTCTCCGATTCGCTCTCCCGCCCAGGTGTCGAGCATCGAGGGCTGTGGCTCTTGCTCGGTCTCACCGATAAACCGCGGTTCCGCTCGAAGAACGCGGTTTCGTCCGTCGCCTTTGGCCTTGTACAAGGCTCTATCGGCCTCCCGCATGAGGTTCGCGCTGTCGAGTGCGTCGTCGGGAAATGCGGCGACGCCACCGCTTACGCTCAAGTGGCCGAGAGGCTGTCGGCTCCGATGACGAAAAGGATATTCCTCGATCTTCTGACGGATCTTGTCGGCGACCGTCCGAGCGTCGGCAGGCGCGGTACCGGGGAAGATCACCAGGAATTCTTCTCCTCCCACCCGGCCGAAGAGGTCGGTCTCACGTATGTTGTCTTGAACGAGGCCGGCGAGCAGCTTGAGGAGAGCATCGCCGGCGACGTGGCCGTTGACGTCGTTATAGTTCTTGAAGTGGTCCACGTCGAACAAGAAGATCGACACCGTGTCCAGATTCTTCTGGGCCTCGGCGATGGCCTCGGCGAGGGCGACCGTCATGTACTGCTTGCAATAGAGCCCGGTCAGGCCGTCCAGCTCGGCAGTCTGTCTCATCTCCGTGTAGCTCATCACGTTCTGGAACGTGATGGCTCCCAGACGTGCGATCAGGCGCATCGCCGATCGACAGGCTTCAGGATGGAGAACTGGCTGGCTCATGATGATGAGCCCCATCGTCACCTCGTTGACGACGATGGGGGCCACGAGGTCGGGTCGAAACCCCTGCCGGATCCCTCCCGCACCCTTCGCCCTTGCTTCGACCGCCGCGTTGTCGAGGTCCTGTCTCGTCATTACCCTCTGGGCTTCCGCGACCAGGCCCAGCTCGTCGTCGCCGACGTAAACCTCGGCGCCGCGGCTCAAACCCGGCTCCGGTCTGGCGATCTCCGCGACGACGAAGCGGCTGTCGCGGTCCGGCTCGGTACGGGCTCGCTTGCGTCGAACGAGCACGATGGCCTGCCAGGGCTCGAAGCTTCGGACGACGATCTTCATCAGAAGCGCGGGAATCTGGCGGGGGTTCAGTCGGTTGTGGAGTTGGTCGGTGAGCGGTGCCAGCTCGCTGAGAAACCGACCGAAAACTTGGCGATGACGCTCTATCTCACGGACCTCTCGCTTGACGTTGGTTGTTTCCGCCTCCGCCTCCGCCAGCGCGGCGACGACTTCGCGGTGGAGGCGGCGGTGGCGAGAAACGTTGAGCAGCGCTACGACCAGCGCGAGCAGGAGCGAGAGATATCCCGCGACGAGCAGGACGAGCGTCATGTTCACGAGGTTCGTCCCTTCGTCCACCTTGCGGCGGAGGGCAACGGTGGCGCCGTTCCCGCGAGCCGCGGCTGGATCGGTCGGAGACCTTCGCATCTCAACTGGTTCAACATTCGACTCCCCGGATGACGGATCATGAGTACGTTCAAACTACTCCCGCATAAAGCTCGGCCTGATGTTTCACATCGAATCCGGCGGCGGGCCGGCCGATGAGATACCCCTGGCCATAGTCCAATCCCATATCGCGAAGAACTTTCATCTCCTCTCGGGTCTCGATGCCTTCGGCGATGATTCGCGCGCCTATTTTTCGGGCCATGACTTGAAACGCCCTGACGATCTCCTGCTTGACGGCACTGCCGTCGATCCCGCGAATCAGGTGCATATCGAGCTTCAAGTAGTCGGGTCGAATTTGAAGCATCTTTTCCAGGCCCGAGTAGCCCGCCCCGACGTCATCGATGGCGCACTGGCAGCCCATGTCGGAGAAGTAGCGCATCTCGTCGACGTAGCCGGCATAGTCGTCGATCGCAATCTGCTCGGTAACTTCAAGGACGATCTGTTCTGGCCTCAAGTTGGTTCCTTCGAAGAGCTCGAGGAGATACTTCCCTCGAAAATGAGGGTCACGTACCGAGAAGGGCAGCGTGTTGATGAAGAGCTGGTGGCCGGCGGCGAGTCGACCGCTGCTTCGGATCGCTCGCTTTCGGCACACGTGATCGAGCTCGAAGAGGAGATTCGCGGTGGTCGCTTGTTCGAATAGAGCGAGCGGACTCTCCATCTGCGTACCCTTGGGCCCCCGGCTGAGGGCCTCGAACCCGTAGATGGCACCGTTTCCGAGCTCGACGATGGGTTGAAACACGATGGAGATCTCACCGCTCAGAATCACGTGCTGGAGACGCTGCTTGCTCTCTGCCTCACGAAGCTCGTAGTCGAGTCGTGCCATCTTCCGTGCCTCGTCCACCATGCGTCGCAGCGAGAGCTTCGCGTGAACGAGCGGGTTGTGAATACCGAACGAGAAACCCACTCTTAGCGGAAACGGGCAGGGCGACCACTTCGCGCGGGCCAGCCGTTGCATCAGTGCCGTTTGAATGCGCGCCGCGATCTCCCGCAGATGCTCGGGAGTCGGCTGGCCGCTTTCCTGACGCGGTATCAGGAAGATCAGTACCGCTTCTCCCTCGGCCTCGGTGACCGCAAGCAAATCGCCGGCGCGGAGACGATTTCCGCGCAGCTGACGGATCTCGGAGATGACGAGATCCATCAGGCGGGAGTATAGAAGCGCATCGCGCTCCTGACGCAGGTGCATGCCGTCCGCGACATCGAGAAGGATGCAGGCCAAGTAACCGTTGCGAACCAGGGATAGGCTCAGCTCGTCGGCCAGCTCCTCGTACGCGGGAAGAGGACTGGCTACGAGCTTCCCATCTGACTCGTGGGACGTTTTCTCTAGCTGTGGGTCGAGTCCCGCAACGCCGTTCGAAATGTTGCTGTTCATCTTAGCGTTTGACCTTCTCGATAATTCCCCGGCGTCCAGCGCGGACCCTGTTGTTCGAGTGCCGCGCAGAGGCGATTTTGCTCATCCAGAGGCAAAATGCGTACCAGAGCGCCTACCGCAGCTCGAAGGCGGAAAACCATTGATTTCAAAGGGCATTTGTCTGTCGGTTCGTATCGTCGAGAGACTCCGGCGAGGTAGTTTCCCCACGTCGATCGCGAGAGAGCCACACACAATTGGCACTTTCCCGAGGATGCTTTTGCTGCCAGGTCCTGGACGCCGCACGGTTGCTGTCGTCGCCTGTTAGTATCATCGAGCCAATCCGTTCGAGGAGGACACTCATGAGAAACGTGGCTCTCTTCCTTGCCGTCGTTCTCAGCGCATCCGGTGCTCTGGGGAAGGCGAAAGCGAAGCGTATCAACAAGGCGGTCGAGCTTCTCGAGCAGACCCAACCCATCTACTACACCTCCACCCGGGGAGGATACGAGGAGGGAAGGGAGCTCGGTCGGACCTGGGCCGACTACGTCAATTATGAGCTCGAGCACGGCGCCTTCGACATGACGAAGCTCCGCGAGTTCATGCGAGGTCTCGTCGACGGCGGGCCGACGGAGAGTGGACATCGAACTCCGGCGGTCATCGTGTCTTTGCCGGTTCTGGGTCTCGACGAGGCTTCGATGCGCGCCAACTCTTGGGTCGTTCAACAGGTGCTGGCCGCTGGGGTACACGGAGTTCTCCTGTGCCATGCTCGCTCTCCGGAAGCCGCGAAGGTGTTCGTCCAGGCCGCACGCTACCCCTTTCACCTCCAAGCCGTGGGGGCGGGACTCGAAGAAGGCTTGCGCGGGAGCGGAAGTCAGGACTACGCCGCGGAGATTTGGGGGATCTCGAACGAGGAATACCTGCGCGTCGCCGATCCCTGGCCGCTGAACCCGGAAGGCGAGCTCCTCCTTGGCCTCAAGATCGAGGACCGTCATGCGCTCGAGAATGCCGAGGCCTCGACGAGGATTCCCGGCATCGCCTTTGCCGAATGGGGTCCGGGGGACATGGGTTTTTCGTACGGCATCACGAGCCGCCAGCCGGGTCCGTGGCCGGAACGGA harbors:
- a CDS encoding Fic family protein; protein product: GRLAGAFRNNGQDDTANEIVNTMSTAGYDVRESDPFEDRPALALVPREPSPYVGRVRLLWQKMREPIIERFPKAPGLPKNTEAYMKRVDEAYASDAYHSLSIEGYRVSVDLIERVRRGAWNPELNERDRDQRDAMAARGYFLAFETVEQSIVKVLGGQNPGEVARKDHRAWYRELFAPSVTAGLLRPADLAGYRHDQVHIRKSMHVPPNRDVVPDAMTAFFELLRSETNPAVRVVLGHFVFVYVHPYMDGNGRMGRFLMNVMMAAGGYPWIVVPVAKRDAYMAALESSSVGEDIRPFTEFLSDLVENRLAGEPLPEVPKRSS
- a CDS encoding LuxR C-terminal-related transcriptional regulator, whose amino-acid sequence is MNALEIVKRAAGPAIATDEKSRIVGWNRAARELLECSTGNDLEREPLNAVLEARDVFGNRLDFAQFPFHQMVTRGEPVNGFEVNARKQNGEALRLLVSVVVVLGPKRGGYHLVYLMRPIYRRRKADEAIERILANSAYGRHVLDRSNGDGGDVPELTRRQTDVLRLLAQGHNNEEIAELLSVSVFTVRSHVQSVLDKLGVHSKVEAVSRAFRDHLI
- a CDS encoding potassium channel protein encodes the protein MDPTSPSSLTEQLRPFVRRFSFAAFYFVVIAILGTAGFVVLEDWSWFDALYMAVTTVSSVGFMEVHPLSPQGRILAMVLVILGVTGLGLWWGLTTALIVELDLGGWLRSRRIMNRVSRLKNHFIICGGGRMGSVVMAEMRHSSRPFVVVEKAAERVARVLQRHPDVLILEADATQAQTLLDAGIERASGLAACLTDDASNLFLCLTARGIRTDLTIVARAYDEESFDKLRRAGADHVISPNITGGARMASMLLRPSVVSFLDAALTGPDDVTLHLEEAEITNGSSLAGTTLLDARIPQQTGLIVLAVRKGGLTGEARYNPGPETKLDAGDVVIVLGRLEQLERLRQYAGDGR
- a CDS encoding AI-2E family transporter codes for the protein MIDIELSRRQAATVAAALTLLSACVILAVVLASFFLLARFVAVFSRVFMPLFVAMIMALVLRPVYELFNQRLRLSVAPSVALVFLTFLLPFALSLWFFGALAVSQASELAGRAPELADRIRESVETNWPQVKAFWDEHGLAGNLQEFLQGQAGAIWSAVQSGLRSAASAGASAFRTVAAALSWFVLPVYLAFFLVVPPLPKDLEAYLPFLKQQTREDVVYLVSQFMDIIVSFFRGQLIVAMGQGILFAMGFMVAGLQFGFILGLILGLLNLIPYLGSMIGLAIALPTAFFQTDGGAFTLLLVIVVFVIVQLVESYYLTPKVMGGRTGLHPLTIMLALFFWGTAFDGIAGMILAIPLTAFIVVFWRLVKTRYMAELV
- a CDS encoding GGDEF domain-containing protein; this encodes MRRSPTDPAAARGNGATVALRRKVDEGTNLVNMTLVLLVAGYLSLLLALVVALLNVSRHRRLHREVVAALAEAEAETTNVKREVREIERHRQVFGRFLSELAPLTDQLHNRLNPRQIPALLMKIVVRSFEPWQAIVLVRRKRARTEPDRDSRFVVAEIARPEPGLSRGAEVYVGDDELGLVAEAQRVMTRQDLDNAAVEARAKGAGGIRQGFRPDLVAPIVVNEVTMGLIIMSQPVLHPEACRSAMRLIARLGAITFQNVMSYTEMRQTAELDGLTGLYCKQYMTVALAEAIAEAQKNLDTVSIFLFDVDHFKNYNDVNGHVAGDALLKLLAGLVQDNIRETDLFGRVGGEEFLVIFPGTAPADARTVADKIRQKIEEYPFRHRSRQPLGHLSVSGGVAAFPDDALDSANLMREADRALYKAKGDGRNRVLRAEPRFIGETEQEPQPSMLDTWAGERIGDE
- a CDS encoding EAL domain-containing protein → MNSNISNGVAGLDPQLEKTSHESDGKLVASPLPAYEELADELSLSLVRNGYLACILLDVADGMHLRQERDALLYSRLMDLVISEIRQLRGNRLRAGDLLAVTEAEGEAVLIFLIPRQESGQPTPEHLREIAARIQTALMQRLARAKWSPCPFPLRVGFSFGIHNPLVHAKLSLRRMVDEARKMARLDYELREAESKQRLQHVILSGEISIVFQPIVELGNGAIYGFEALSRGPKGTQMESPLALFEQATTANLLFELDHVCRKRAIRSSGRLAAGHQLFINTLPFSVRDPHFRGKYLLELFEGTNLRPEQIVLEVTEQIAIDDYAGYVDEMRYFSDMGCQCAIDDVGAGYSGLEKMLQIRPDYLKLDMHLIRGIDGSAVKQEIVRAFQVMARKIGARIIAEGIETREEMKVLRDMGLDYGQGYLIGRPAAGFDVKHQAELYAGVV
- a CDS encoding aldolase/citrate lyase family protein, yielding MRNVALFLAVVLSASGALGKAKAKRINKAVELLEQTQPIYYTSTRGGYEEGRELGRTWADYVNYELEHGAFDMTKLREFMRGLVDGGPTESGHRTPAVIVSLPVLGLDEASMRANSWVVQQVLAAGVHGVLLCHARSPEAAKVFVQAARYPFHLQAVGAGLEEGLRGSGSQDYAAEIWGISNEEYLRVADPWPLNPEGELLLGLKIEDRHALENAEASTRIPGIAFAEWGPGDMGFSYGITSRQPGPWPERMQEARSRVLKATQAAGIYFLNAVNPDNVEAMIDEGVMIGSGNREAAEKGRRYSKRPRPW